The segment TAAATTGGTGGTGGATCATGCCCGCATGGAAAACTACTGGAACCGTGCCATTCCGTTGGCTCGAAAAGGCAAAATTCTGCTGCAGACCCACGGTGGGGAGATTCGCTGGCGGAATATCTTCATTCGCGAAATCGGTGGCGAAGAAGCCAACAAAATGCTCGCTGAAAAGAATGCATCCGGCTTCACAGAGATCTTCAATGGCAAAGACTTCACTGGCTGGCAGGGTGCCACCGCGAACTACGAAGTAGTTGACGGTGCCGTTCGCTGCCAGAAAGGCAAAGGCGGCGTACTCTACACCAAAGAAGAGTACGCAGATTTCCAGGTACAACTGGAATTCAAATTGCCCAAGAATGGCAACAACGGCCTGGCCATTCGTTACCCAGGTGGTTCCGGCGACGGTGCCTACATTGGCATGTGTGAACTACAGGTGCTGGACGATGACTACAAAGGCATCGATCCTCGCCAGGCGCACGGTTCTGCATATGGCATGGTTGCCGCAGCACGTGGTTACCACCGTCCCGTGGGGGAGTGGAACTATCAGGTGGTCACCGTGAAAGGCCCCACCATTCAAGTGGAACTGAACGGCACGCGGATTCTGAATGCTGATCTTTCCAAAGTCACAGAATACATGGGGAAACGCCCACACCCTGGCAAAGACCGTACGACAGGATTTTTTGGGTTCTGTGGGCACAGTGATCCAGTTGAATTCCGCAATATCAAAATCAAACCACTGAAAGATTAATCTCCTTTTGCTGTCTTTTCAGGTGGCACTATCGACCTGTTCAGCGATCTCCGTTCTACCAACCGTGCCAGTGCCAAGCCTCTGGCGGCCAGGATGCGACCACGCA is part of the Zavarzinella sp. genome and harbors:
- a CDS encoding DUF1080 domain-containing protein, coding for MLRLSGILLLASATWLQAADVDIPKGFTPLFNGKDLTGWHGWAIHAKGANPYDIAKADPSAVAKMVEDFTADAKAHWSVQNGELVNDGKGAYLATAKEYGDYELLIDYKTVAKADSGIYLRNTPQVQIWDYTDKGKFNIGADKGSGGLWNNSAKTPGKDPLVLADKPFGEWNSFRIIQVGERTTIYLNGKLVVDHARMENYWNRAIPLARKGKILLQTHGGEIRWRNIFIREIGGEEANKMLAEKNASGFTEIFNGKDFTGWQGATANYEVVDGAVRCQKGKGGVLYTKEEYADFQVQLEFKLPKNGNNGLAIRYPGGSGDGAYIGMCELQVLDDDYKGIDPRQAHGSAYGMVAAARGYHRPVGEWNYQVVTVKGPTIQVELNGTRILNADLSKVTEYMGKRPHPGKDRTTGFFGFCGHSDPVEFRNIKIKPLKD